Proteins from one Anastrepha obliqua isolate idAnaObli1 chromosome 2, idAnaObli1_1.0, whole genome shotgun sequence genomic window:
- the LOC129239196 gene encoding pre-mRNA-splicing factor 38B isoform X2, whose product MEPWERGSRKTSGQTGMCGGVRGVGAGGIVSTAYCLLYKLYTLRLTRKQVNGLLNHTDSPYIRALGFMYLRYTQPPADLYDWYEDYLQDEEEIDVKAGGGQTITIGQMVYQYLTKLDWFSTLFPRIPVPIQKQIEKKLEEYCRNNNTSPQQLSSARNSASNSGAATFDYEDTGYDRRSGGASSSRSRLPPASSGNYRDEHDDRDHFANSVQPRRRDDSPSNEYHSSRDRDHHREKHKKKHKHKHHSRSRSRSPSRSERKRDLEYDRGWERERDRDRNRDRDYERRGRDYDDRRYR is encoded by the exons ATGGAGCCTTGGGAGCGGGGATCACGCAAAACGTCTGGTCAAACCGGCATGTGTGGCGGA GTGCGAGGAGTCGGCGCTGGCGGTATAGTATCAACAGCATACTGCCTGTTATATAAGTTATACACACTTAGGCTGACCAGAAAGCAGGTTAACGGACTCCTAAATCACACAGATTCACCCTATATAAGGGCACTAG GATTTATGTACCTTAGATATACTCAACCGCCCGCAGATTTGTATGACTGGTATGAAGATTACCTGCAGGATGAGGAAGAGATAGATGTAAAGGCTGGCGGGGGACAG aCTATTACAATTGGACAAATGGTATATCAGTATCTTACCAAGTTAGATTGGTTCTCTACTTTATTTCCACGTATTCCGGTGCCAATACAAAAGCAAATAGAGAAGAAATTAGAGGAATATTGTCGAAACAACAATACAAGTCCACAACAGTTGAGTTCAGCAAGAAACTCTGCGTCCAATAGCGGAGCTGCGACTTTCGATTATGAGGATACAGGCTATGATCGGCGTAGCGGTGGCGCTAGTAGCAGTCGAAGTAGACTACCACCAGCTAGCAGTGGAAATTATCGTGACGAACATGATGACCGCGACCACTTCGCTAATAGTGTTCAACCTAGAAGGCGCGATGATTCCCCATCGAACGAATATCATAGCAGTAGAGATCGAGATCATCATCGCGAGAAACATAAGAAAAAGCATAAGCATAAGCATCATTCTCGAAGTAGAAGCCGTAGTCCAAGTCGTAGTGAACGGAAAAGAGATTTGGAGTATGATCGTGGTTGGGAACGTGAACGTGATCGAGAcagaaatagagacagagattaTGAACGTCGGGGCCGTGACTATGATGATCGACGTTACCGATAA
- the LOC129239196 gene encoding pre-mRNA-splicing factor 38B isoform X1, which translates to MDEEYHQQPSAAKKIGKQHNTLPLWGNEATMNLNPLILANIQGSSYFKVHLFKLKTYHEVVDEIYYQVKHMEPWERGSRKTSGQTGMCGGVRGVGAGGIVSTAYCLLYKLYTLRLTRKQVNGLLNHTDSPYIRALGFMYLRYTQPPADLYDWYEDYLQDEEEIDVKAGGGQTITIGQMVYQYLTKLDWFSTLFPRIPVPIQKQIEKKLEEYCRNNNTSPQQLSSARNSASNSGAATFDYEDTGYDRRSGGASSSRSRLPPASSGNYRDEHDDRDHFANSVQPRRRDDSPSNEYHSSRDRDHHREKHKKKHKHKHHSRSRSRSPSRSERKRDLEYDRGWERERDRDRNRDRDYERRGRDYDDRRYR; encoded by the exons ATGGATGAAG aatatcatcaacaacCTTCGGCGGCGAAGAAAATCGGCAAGCAACATAACACTTTGCCGCTGTGGGGAAATGAGGCCACCATGAACTTAAACCCGCTTATTCTTGCGAATATACAGGGCTCAAGCTATTTCAAAG TGCACTTGTTCAAACTTAAGACTTACCATGAAGTTGTGGACGAGATTTATTACCAAGTGAAACACATGGAGCCTTGGGAGCGGGGATCACGCAAAACGTCTGGTCAAACCGGCATGTGTGGCGGA GTGCGAGGAGTCGGCGCTGGCGGTATAGTATCAACAGCATACTGCCTGTTATATAAGTTATACACACTTAGGCTGACCAGAAAGCAGGTTAACGGACTCCTAAATCACACAGATTCACCCTATATAAGGGCACTAG GATTTATGTACCTTAGATATACTCAACCGCCCGCAGATTTGTATGACTGGTATGAAGATTACCTGCAGGATGAGGAAGAGATAGATGTAAAGGCTGGCGGGGGACAG aCTATTACAATTGGACAAATGGTATATCAGTATCTTACCAAGTTAGATTGGTTCTCTACTTTATTTCCACGTATTCCGGTGCCAATACAAAAGCAAATAGAGAAGAAATTAGAGGAATATTGTCGAAACAACAATACAAGTCCACAACAGTTGAGTTCAGCAAGAAACTCTGCGTCCAATAGCGGAGCTGCGACTTTCGATTATGAGGATACAGGCTATGATCGGCGTAGCGGTGGCGCTAGTAGCAGTCGAAGTAGACTACCACCAGCTAGCAGTGGAAATTATCGTGACGAACATGATGACCGCGACCACTTCGCTAATAGTGTTCAACCTAGAAGGCGCGATGATTCCCCATCGAACGAATATCATAGCAGTAGAGATCGAGATCATCATCGCGAGAAACATAAGAAAAAGCATAAGCATAAGCATCATTCTCGAAGTAGAAGCCGTAGTCCAAGTCGTAGTGAACGGAAAAGAGATTTGGAGTATGATCGTGGTTGGGAACGTGAACGTGATCGAGAcagaaatagagacagagattaTGAACGTCGGGGCCGTGACTATGATGATCGACGTTACCGATAA
- the LOC129236885 gene encoding raf homolog serine/threonine-protein kinase Raf, which translates to MSSTSSTDDSGELFDPLAEELQNVQSVIHVTRENIDALNAKFANLQEPPPMYITEYQELTSKLHDLFVKEHELMEQLSCQQEEASQVDQKKNQPEYNNQTYHYQNQQQASHQHGQVASVDMTDSYAVSSNNGSQCSTLTRPPKVLLRAHLPNQQRTSVEVVPGVRLRDALMKALKLRQLTPDMCEVTATDCGRIIIPWDTDIGSLMVEEIYVRLLDKFPIMTHISHQFIRKTFFSLAFCEGCRRLLFTGFYCNQCNFRFHQRCADKVPTLCQQFPMDNYYQRLLAQNPENSVGILHPGRNAILGQVRHPRTISQQDRSNSAPNVCINNIRPLTEAQRSLVQNHGPLQHPGSDHSNSTQASPTGTLKTMKRQRARSADESNKNLLSPRDGKGSEENWNIQAEEILIGPRIGSGSFGTVYKAHWHGPVAVKTLNVKTPSPVQLQAFKNEVAMLKKTRHCNILLFMGCVSKPSLAIVTQWCEGSSLYKHIHVNETKFKLNTLIDIGRQVAQGMDYLHAKNIIHRDLKSNNIFLHEDLSVKIGDFGLATAKTRWSGEKQANQPTGSILWMAPEVIRMQEQNPYSFQSDVYAFGIVIYELLAECLPYSHINNKDQILFMVGRGLLRPDMTKVRSDAPQALKRLAEDCIKFDRNDRPLFRPLLNMLENMLRAMPKIHRSASEPNMTQTQLHSEDFYQCPSPKTPVNFSNFQFYNSAGNI; encoded by the exons ATGTCTAGTACCTCCTCAACAGACGACAGTGGTGAATTATTTGATCCACTTGCTGAAGAACTGCAGAATGTTCAATCTGTCATACATGTTACTCGGGAAAATATTGATGCACTGAACGCAAAGTTTGCCAATCTGCAAGAACCACCACCAATGTACATCACAGAGTACCAAGAGCTCACTTCGAAGCTACATGACCTTTTCGTAAAAGAACACGAGCTTATGGAGCAATTAAGCTGCCAACAAGAAGAAGCTAGTCAAGTtgatcagaaaaaaaatcagccCGAATATAATAATCAGACATACCATTACCAGAACCAACAGCAAGCCTCTCATCAGCATGGGCAGGTAGCATCGGTTGATATG ACAGATAGTTATGCTGTCAGCAGCAATAATGGCAGCCAATGTAGTACATTGACACGCCCACCGAAAGTATTGTTACGTGCACATTTACCTAATCAACAGCGAACATCAGTAGAAGTGGTACCCGGTGTTCGATTACGTGATGCGCTTATGAAGGCACTTAAATTACGTCAGCTGACTCCAGATATGTGTGAAGTTACGGCAACGGATTGTGGGCGTATTATCATTCCATGGGACACTGACATAGGCTCGTTGATGGTGGAAGAGATATATGTGCGCTTGTTGGATAAATTTCCAATAATGACACATATTTCACATCAGTTCATACGGAAGACTTTCTTTTCCTTAGCTTTTTGCGAGGGTTGTCGCCGACTGCTTTTCACTGGTTTCTACTGCAATCAATGTAATTTCCGGTTTCATCAAAGATGTGCTGATAAAGTACCTACACTCTGCCAGCAATTTCCTATGGATAACTACTATCAACGCCTGTTGGCACAGAACCCAGAAAACTCCGTTGGTATATTGCATCCGGGAAGGAATGCAATATTGGGTCAAGTAAGGCACCCGCGTACTATAAGTCAGCAAGATCGGTCGAACTCTGCACCCAATGTATGTATAAACAACATAAGACCATTAACGGAGGCACAACGGAGTTTAGTGCAAAATCACGGTCCTCTACAG CATCCAGGTAGCGATCATTCCAATTCGACACAGGCTTCACCCACTGGTACGTTAAAAACCATGAAGCGACAAAGGGCGCGTTCTGCAGATGAGAGCAATAAAAATCTGTTGTCGCCCCGCGACGGAAAGGGTTCTGAAGAAAATTGG aatattcaagCTGAGGAGATTTTGATTGGTCCAAGAATCGGTTCAGGATCCTTTGGAACAGTGTACAAAGCCCATTGGCATGGCCCAGTCGCTGTGAAAACGTTGAATGTAAAAACGCCGAGTCCTGTGCAGTTGCAGGCGTTCAAAAATGAAGTGGCCATGCTAAAAAAGACTCGACATTGTAACATTCTTTTATTTATGGGCTGTGTCTCGAAACCCTCGCTAGCAATTGTAACACAATGGTGTGAAGGTTCCAGTCTTTATAAGCATATACATGTTAATGAAACCAAATTTAAACTTAACACATTAATTGACATCGGTCGGCAGGTGGCACAGGGTATGGACTACCTTCATGCAAAAAATATCATCCACAG agatCTCAAGTCCAACaacatatttttacatgaagaCCTGTCAGTAAAAATAGGGGATTTCGGCTTGGCTACTGCAAAGACACGATGGTCTGGCGAAAAGCAGGCCAATCAACCAACAGGCAGTATTTTATGGATGGCACCTGAAGTGATACGTATGCAAGAACAGAACCCGTACTCTTTCCAATCAGATGTGTATGCTTTTGGCATAGTTATATATGAACTATTAGCTGAATGTTTGCCATATAGCCACATTAATAATAAGGATCAGATATTATTTATGGTTGGGCGAGGACTGCTTCGACCAGATATGACTAAAGTACGTTCAGACGCCCCACAGGCTTTGAAACGTCTGGCTGAAGATTGCATTAAATTCGATCGAAACGATCGTCCGCTATTTCGCCCGCTATTAAATATGCTGGAAAATATGTTACGAGCAATGCCGAAAATTCATCGCAGTGCCAGTGAGCCAAATATGACTCAAACGCAGTTGCATAGCGAAGACTTCTATCAATGTCCTAGTCCCAAAACTCCGGTTAACTTCAGTAATTTCCAGTTCTACAACAGTGCTGGCAATATCTAG